Proteins found in one Prochlorothrix hollandica PCC 9006 = CALU 1027 genomic segment:
- the ribH gene encoding 6,7-dimethyl-8-ribityllumazine synthase: protein MAVFEGSFTHTESLRFAIVIGRFNDLVTEKLLGGCQDCLKRHGIDADPHGTQVDYAWVPGCFEIPLVARKLAASGHYNAVICLGAVIRGQTPHFDYVASEVSKGVAAAGIETGVPVIFGVLTVDTLQQALERAGIKSNLGWNYAMGAIEMASLMQKLPRAAA, encoded by the coding sequence ATGGCGGTCTTTGAAGGGAGCTTTACCCACACAGAGTCTCTACGTTTTGCCATTGTCATTGGTCGCTTCAATGACCTAGTGACTGAAAAACTCTTAGGAGGCTGTCAAGACTGCCTCAAGCGCCATGGCATTGATGCCGATCCCCACGGGACGCAGGTGGACTATGCCTGGGTTCCCGGCTGCTTTGAAATTCCCCTGGTAGCCCGGAAATTAGCCGCTTCAGGCCATTATAACGCTGTCATTTGCCTGGGGGCTGTTATTCGCGGCCAAACTCCCCATTTTGACTATGTAGCATCAGAAGTCTCTAAGGGAGTGGCGGCAGCAGGCATCGAAACGGGAGTGCCGGTGATCTTTGGAGTCTTGACCGTGGACACCCTGCAACAAGCCCTAGAACGGGCCGGAATCAAGAGCAATTTGGGCTGGAACTATGCCATGGGTGCCATTGAAATGGCCAGCCTGATGCAAAAACTGCCTAGGGCGGCAGCTTAG
- the psbZ gene encoding photosystem II reaction center protein PsbZ, which yields MLAIFQLLVLALVLTSLVLVVGVPVAYAGDVVGPRAKGLITVGSLAWVALVLLVGVVNFFVV from the coding sequence ATGTTAGCAATTTTCCAACTGTTAGTCCTTGCTCTGGTTCTAACCTCTTTGGTTTTGGTTGTGGGTGTACCCGTAGCCTACGCGGGTGATGTGGTGGGACCCCGCGCCAAGGGTTTAATTACCGTGGGTTCCCTGGCTTGGGTTGCCCTCGTCCTGTTGGTGGGTGTTGTCAACTTTTTCGTGGTCTAG
- a CDS encoding glycosyltransferase family 2 protein gives MASVSICIPTYNRQDLLPWAIESVLQQTFQDWELVVCDDGSQDGTADRMARYGDGRIRYLRHGQNIGKSNNMRSGFEATTGDYFLKFDDDDRLCPDFLEKTVACLQQHPQVAFVGTDHWLIDRQNHRQVTATDQNSQVWGRSELPEGLVADLLQRVFVVQSFQVGATLFRRSALVAVDFMRSGLRNCEDNDLLVRLALGGAQGYYLPQRLMEYRVHGEQQGLDRAIPYLEDKIRYLDYFQFDREDLEQVRRSRLRESQLLLGLRQVERGQDPQGRALIRAAGTASPRAKVGLGLSYVPLPLRRLLFQGLRRLRGQDYSDRIRQGG, from the coding sequence ATGGCCAGTGTCAGCATTTGTATCCCCACCTATAACCGTCAGGATTTACTGCCCTGGGCGATCGAGAGCGTGCTTCAACAAACCTTCCAGGATTGGGAGTTGGTGGTGTGTGACGACGGATCCCAGGACGGCACGGCGGATCGGATGGCCCGGTATGGCGATGGCCGCATTCGCTATCTACGCCATGGCCAGAATATTGGCAAAAGTAACAATATGAGATCGGGATTTGAAGCGACCACGGGGGACTATTTCCTTAAGTTTGACGATGACGATCGCCTTTGTCCCGATTTCCTGGAAAAAACCGTGGCTTGTTTGCAACAGCATCCCCAGGTGGCCTTTGTGGGCACGGATCACTGGCTCATCGATCGCCAGAATCACCGCCAAGTCACTGCTACGGATCAAAACTCCCAGGTGTGGGGCCGGAGCGAGTTGCCGGAGGGTCTGGTGGCGGATCTGTTGCAGCGGGTGTTTGTGGTGCAGAGTTTCCAGGTGGGGGCGACTCTGTTTCGGCGATCGGCCCTGGTGGCGGTGGATTTTATGCGATCGGGTCTGCGGAACTGTGAAGACAATGACCTATTGGTGCGCTTGGCCCTAGGGGGTGCCCAGGGCTATTATTTGCCCCAACGGTTGATGGAATACCGCGTCCATGGGGAACAGCAGGGACTGGATCGGGCGATTCCCTATTTAGAGGACAAAATTCGCTATTTGGACTATTTCCAGTTCGATCGGGAGGATTTGGAACAGGTGCGGCGATCGCGGTTGCGGGAGTCCCAATTATTGCTGGGGTTGCGCCAGGTGGAGCGGGGCCAGGATCCCCAGGGCAGAGCGTTGATTCGGGCGGCGGGCACGGCTTCCCCCAGGGCCAAGGTGGGCTTGGGGCTGTCCTATGTGCCTTTGCCCCTGCGACGGTTGTTATTCCAAGGGTTGCGGCGGTTGCGGGGCCAGGATTATAGCGATCGTATTCGCCAGGGCGGTTAG
- a CDS encoding Uma2 family endonuclease, producing the protein MTAALAYYLRRRLPNAEDLPHSDETPVDNQLQDEIPQLLKTILQRLWADRQDWFFAVDMAFYYNPDEPAIVPDAFLAVGVDRLRDRDGRLSYLLWQEKNTIPIVALEVVSNKYNGEYEQKLQDYENLGVLYYIIYNPKGGQGRRFRQRSVLEVYKHTEGRYVLQTGNAIWMPELSLGIGYEMGTHGGWDREWLYWYDETGNRYATNEELYQQEHQKRVANEELYQQEHQKRVAAEERLNALEARLRELGEI; encoded by the coding sequence ATGACAGCCGCCCTCGCTTACTACCTGCGCCGCCGCCTTCCCAACGCCGAAGACCTGCCCCACTCCGACGAAACCCCTGTGGACAACCAGCTCCAAGATGAAATTCCCCAACTACTGAAAACCATCCTCCAGCGCCTCTGGGCCGATCGCCAAGATTGGTTTTTCGCCGTCGATATGGCCTTCTACTACAACCCCGATGAACCGGCGATCGTCCCCGATGCCTTCTTGGCCGTTGGGGTCGATCGGCTGCGGGATAGGGATGGTCGCTTAAGCTATTTACTCTGGCAAGAGAAGAATACAATACCCATTGTGGCCCTAGAAGTAGTTTCAAACAAGTACAACGGCGAATATGAGCAGAAATTGCAAGATTACGAAAATTTAGGGGTTTTGTATTATATAATCTACAATCCCAAAGGGGGTCAAGGGCGACGCTTCCGGCAGCGATCGGTTCTGGAGGTCTATAAGCATACTGAGGGCCGTTATGTACTGCAAACTGGCAATGCCATTTGGATGCCAGAGCTTAGCCTCGGAATTGGTTATGAAATGGGTACCCATGGGGGTTGGGATCGGGAATGGCTCTATTGGTACGATGAAACGGGAAACCGCTATGCCACAAATGAAGAACTCTACCAACAGGAACACCAAAAGCGAGTCGCTAACGAGGAACTCTACCAACAGGAACACCAAAAGCGAGTCGCTGCGGAAGAACGACTCAACGCCCTAGAAGCTCGACTACGGGAACTGGGTGAAATCTAG